The Hypomesus transpacificus isolate Combined female chromosome 6, fHypTra1, whole genome shotgun sequence genomic interval gtgtgtgtgtggttttgtgtgtgtgtcagtaaaaTAAGACACCACTTTGATAATTATAATCAGGTGAAGTAACATGCGGGTCTTAGAGGAGCAGATTGGGCAGGTTTCGGAGCAGTGATTAGCAGACATATGAACAGGGGGTTTAGAAGCCTACCCCGAAGCAACACACGCAAAAGCAATACCATTTCCCCCCCGTCCTCATCTCACAACAAGGGACCAGACTTGTATTATGTCACTTGAGCTGTTCTCCCAGGAGCCATGCATTATGGGTCAGCATCTGGCCCAGCACTGCAGTTACCTGATTAAGCTCATCAAGGCCTTTGATTATGAATCATCTTGTTGAATTAGAAATCAGAACACAATTCCGAGAAATCGGTGTGTGGACACCTCGAAAACGTTTCAAGTCCAGATTGCACAGTATCTGTCCAGAGTGTACTTAGCCCTCTTAGAAAGAGTGGGTACTTGTTGTCCTTGTCCCTTTCTCTTATTCCAGGAATCCAATCTCTCGAAATGTCACCAAAGCTTTTGGCACAATGCGGAGGCGCTACATGTTTGCATTCAGCCCCCGGCTTTGAGATTAACTGTGTTACCTCTAAACAATGAAGGAAGTGAGGCCTGCCGATTCGCTGCGAGGCCGATAACTGCCAGGCAACCGGGGGTCATTGTGTGTGGAAGTGAAAGCGAAGAGCATGCAtaactcggggggggggggggggggggggggggagtgggaggtgggggttgGCAGGCAGGCGCTGGGGTGGGGCAGCGGGCACACAGCTGCCCCGAGGCTGGCATTCAGAAGAGCTGGGCGCTGGCCCTTTAATTAGCCACTCCACTGTTCTCCTGTCAGGGATCTTCTGCAGCGATCTGTGTTTGCTGTCACTAATGAGTTGACTAATGAGGCAGTTAGTGTCCACTAAACTAATGGGGAGAAGGGCGCTGCAGTGGCCGGGCTGAGTAATGGGTCAGCGCTGGCCTGCTGGGGCCCCTTCTTATCAGCACAGCCCAAGCGGCTGGCCTCCAGCTTTACCCTGGGTCCTGCAAGGCCAGatccctcctcacacacacacaacagccccCTCACATGCACACTACCCTCTCCATTACTTAGTGGGGACAGGGTCAGAGGAGGAAGCAGGACAAACAGATAaagatgtgtgggtgtgtgtgtggagggggtgaggggggtgggggggttagcCTCTCGACGCCTTGGTCAGGGGGCAGGGTCAACATGGCCGTCTGTCACGGCCTGATAACAGCCCCAATCCAGAAGCTGGCAATTTCATCACGTCCAGACACCAATGAAGGGGTCTTAAATGCCTCAGTGCTGTGCCTTAAACCTGCCTTCTGGCTTAGATTAACCAGCAAATTTGGATTGACAATAGGGATTTATAATTGTACACATACTGGAAAGTGTACCGTGGATTATGGCTCCAACGCTTAAAAGTATCATCATGAGACGCGAGTCATTCAttcaaaagaaagaaatgtaCAATTTGTTGAGATTTTTTCTCCCCACCCAGTATCCATGAGTATTCAACAATGGCTATTTGTGGTGGGAGACATCTGCTAACTCCTGTTGGAAACACATCATTCTCCCCGTACACAGGACTCGCTAATCAAATTCAGGACATCCATTACCCGGGGGAAGATCAATCACTTTCCTTCCTTAAAAAGGAAGACCCGCAGGTGATGTCAGGCCGTGACGCGACGAGACTGGCCGACACACACGTCTTCCTTCTCACCCAGCATCCCAGcctctttattttttttgcttcttTCTTTTGCTTATATCACCAACGGAGACAGATAATGTCCTTTTGGCACTGACAAAAGAGGTCATTTACATCACAAgagacccttttttttttttttttacactcatGAGAGTAAACATACAAGAGGGACATTACAGGCTGTAggaagggggggcggggggggggggggggacggaggaggaaaaaaaaaatctgacaaaGTGTAGGCTTTCATTACGAAGCTTTTAGCAAACTAAAAGGAGTGTGCGTAGCCCGACGTGGATGCATGCATTCGGTTGCATCCGCACCGCTTATATTCGGCGTGAATAGCAGCACGGCGAGAAGTACAATGGGTTTACATGCGAGCGCTTTTCTTTTGTGTTCTTCCTGGAATCAGGCATCCCTAATTTGATTCTCTGGGCCAGATAGAGCAGGAACTAGGAGATAGTCATTGGTGGGATACTGTTTTGATCATTGGGCTGTGTGACACTTGTGTTGAGGTATGAGATCATTTCTCCGAAAATCAATTTCCCCTTTCATAATAACTTTGACTGTATCAGAGAGCACACATCTTGTGGAAATGGCCCTTCACATGGCTGAGACAGGCCCATTTCTGGACCAAAAATTCCTGTTCGAAGCCCCACAATTTCAATTCTCCTTTCTATTTCATTTGGTATTTGTTTTGCAGTCCACATCTTAGGttcaacaacatgactttgatCTCCACAAATGGATTTCCAGGAAACGTGGGAGAACATATGAGTTTTCTGTCCACAAGGTTAGACCCACATTTCTGCATTAGAACGTTTACGTCGCATGTACACCTCCATCCAAATCGACCATAACAGTATTTTCTGTAACTTCTATTATTAAGAtgatcagacacacactcacatactgtatacatacacatggaAGTATATGTTTTTGTATAAGTATACTAGTATTATTAccagaaataaatacatatacacacaaactggATGTTCAATGTACCCATTCTAGAACAGGCTCTAAAAAATGTAAAGTACCTACAGCAGGTCCATTCGCTTCACACTGCTGTCTGAACTCCCCCACAGCCACAGCTACAGTAAGCGCCACCACGCCCAGCTTTCTCTCCGCTCCTGGGTCAACGTGGTGACCGGCAAGATGACGGGGATCGACCGAGCGGCCAATCACGTGCTGCTGTCAGGAGGCAGGAAGGTGCCTTACGaccacctcctgctctgcaccgGCCAACAGTACCAGGTCAGGACACCCTGCCGGACCTGAGGCACCGCTGCATcacacacaacgtcatttagcagacgctgttatccagagcgacttacagtacgtacagggacattccacctgaggcaagtagggtgaagtgtcttgcccaaggacacaacatcatttggcacggccgggaatcaatccggcGTCCTTCTGATTAAtcgcccgattccctaaccgctcagccatctgacacacgTCACAGTGTGCGATTATTTCAGCTCGGTGTCTCTATAAACACTGTCAGCCTCTAACCCCATCTTGTGAATGTGCTGACCTATGCTGGACTAGTCACCGTTAACATTCGTTTATGGGTAAAGCGTCACTTTCGGCCTTTTTGCCAATAGCAGCCGGTGCAAGTAAAAGAAGCCGAAAAACACGGCGTAATATCATGAATGTCTCCCTACAGGTTCCTTGTCCCAGTGGAGTGGACGTAAACCAGCCGACCACAAACGGCGGCCTCTCAGTCCCGCCCGGCCGCAGATACACAGGGAAGGTTCCCTCCAACCTGTTCACCCTCAACGACCACCGCGACTGCGTGGAGGTGCACCGCTGGCTGCAGGAGAACCTTCCGGATCTGAACGGTACGTCGGGGGGCTTTAGAAGGCAGGCGTCGTGACCATGAGCTCACACTTCAGTTTGAAGCCCCTTGTCGTCTCCTACTACCGCCAAGGCACCCATATGCATGCTGTATGTAGCACAATCACAAGACAGTCTTTGAGCATACTTCACATGTAAATCCTAACATTTCAGAAGGCATTCAGGTGGAAGCCTTATCAGCATGATACACCCCCCTAACATGAATCTCCTCAATAGTATGTCATTATTCAGCTAATCAACTGCTCAACTACCTATGAATAATGAGGACCTAATTAGCCAATAAGAAGATCTTTCATCCTGTTGCAGCAGGACTGCCTGCTCCATCCATTTACAGGATCATGTCAATTTTTCCGAGAGGCGAGGTTTTCTTCTGCGTATGAAAAGGCTAATGTCATTAAGCAaaattaactttttttctcGGAAGAAATATAAGATGTGCAGTGATCCAGATTAAGCGTATTATATTAACTAATTAGGAGGCCTGCTCATTATGGGGGAAATAATTAGTAAATGCAAATCATAAAAGCCGAGTGCATcactataaaaaaaagaaagaacattTTTTGAAATGCATTTGCATCTTGTTACTCTAGTCTAGAGCTCTAGCCGTGCCAAACAGAAGATGAAGAATGGTATAAGAATGTTCAGATTCTCAGAAAGATGCCAAATTGTGAGAGCCATGTTTTTGCAACTATTGCTAAACTCGGTCCctgtttcagcaccatggacaagGACACTACAGAGCTCTGTCCAGTGAGCTAGCTGCAGAAATATGTTGCTTATTTATTTATAAGTGCAGTACAGTAGACATTTCAAAACCAGTAATAGGATACAGTACAACcacaaataaaatattttgcTGTCAGGGAATTTCATAACTTGAGTACCTGCACTCAGTTTCTCTAGATATGGACTGTGGCATTCTCCTTTTCAATTTCAAACCTTAATTCAATTTGCGCTCTTGGCTGGAGGTAATTCCATGCTGTCTGAATCACACAGGGTTAAGGGTTATTCTTAGCAGACGGACCCTGTGCTTCATGCGTCGAGCGGCGGCCTTCCAATTTCAGATAATTAGCCTAAGAGCAAGAAGCGCGCAGCCTGGAGAAAGAGTAAGGGCACTTCAGACCACACGCATCAAAGGGATAGGTTCTCCGGGGGCTAAACTCATGTAGATTTCCCCTCGTCCGCCTTATCATCATTATTAGCATGCATCGTTGCGGTTTTCATGATCAAGGCATGCCTTTTAGCACAAAGAGGCTGTGCTGGAGGAATGCGAGGGCCCATTGTTCGCCTCAGCCGCTCTGCTATCCACCAACAAGAGCACtgatcgggggggggggttgtttaaTTGTCTTGCCCTCTGTTGCCAAGGGACCTTCTTCAGACAGATAGCATTTGTGGAATCAGAATAGTtcaattttgtatattttttgtaggtgcttttttttctcccctcgTCCTCCGTATTCATCACACCACCCATTCGCCCTATGCTGGgtgatttgtttattttttggtCCAATCCCATCCGCAGGCGACGTCGTCGTCTACGGCCACAGCCTCGACGCGTACACCTGCGTGGAAGCCCTTCTCTCCATGAGGATCCCCGGTTCCTGCATCCACCTGGTCCGCCCGCCGTCCGAGGGCTCCTGCTTCGACAGCCCCGCCGTGGGGAAGGCCGTGGGGAAGGCCCTGGAGAAGAGCCAGGTCCACGTCCACCACGGCTGCCTGTTGGCGCAGATGAATGAGGGGCGGGACCCCGAGCCGCTCACCTCGGTGTCCTTCACCGCCGCCGGTGACCCCCTGCTGCTGCGGTGCTCTGTGAGTCGACCGCTTTTATTTCCGGGGGTTTACGAATGTTGACCTGCGTGTTATTATTTAACTGTCCAAAGTAAAGCCTCGGTTGGAGGACAGTATCAGATAAACGCTTGACATATGGTCGGGTGTAGACAACAGCAATAAATCTGGAACAAGGCTATTAGACAGCTTATCTTCTTTGTCGCTGTGGTATCCAGGAGCTCTGAATGTCAGATATCGAGCTCATCTGTCCCTAATCTGACCTCTCTGTCGCTCGGTTAGGTGTTCCTGAACTTGTCCTCCAAAGGGGTGGATTACAGCGCCTTCAAGGCCATCAACGATGCCTGTCTGGTGTACGACGGCCACCTGGTCATCGACTCCACCTTCCACACCAACGACTCCAGCATCCGCGCCGCCGGGCCCCTCACCAAGTTTGCCCGGCGCTACCACGCCGACCAGTGGTCCCACTCCAACTTCAGCTCCAGGGAGGTGGGCCAGGAACTGGCGGCGGCGCTGCTGCCCCTGTTCGACCCCACCCTGGAGCCTGCCTCCAACCCTCCGGCCGACCTGGACCGCCTCACCCCCATGTACCAGCAGGCTAAGGTTCAAGGTCCGCTTCTCTCCCCATGTAGAGCTCTAGCATGAAGTAACATCCGTGTGTTCGATATGTCCTGCTCCGGGATCATTCCGAGGCTTTATTTCTAAGGTTTTATTTCCAAGGTTTTCTGGTCTAGGATGATTCCGGGGGGTTGATGTGTTCTGGTGCAGGATCATTCCTGAGGTTCTGTGTTCTGGTCCAGGAGAATCTCTTATCACCTGGTTGATTTGATCAACCAACCACGTGTGGTACATGTGAGGTTAGGATGTGCCGGAACCCTCTCTTCCAGCAACCCATGGTCTTATCTAGGAGAATGTGCCCCAGTTCATATTTGTGCTGTATTGTGCAATGGTAGTGGAATCTGTGGACTGCTCACTTATTCCCTGTTTTATTGTGTTTGGTGATCAAACCACGGTGATTCATCCCAAAGAGTTATTGTGTGTATTGTTAGTCACAGGGTACACATGGTCATGCCAGGCGAAGCAGGAACAATAAAACCACTTTGCTTTGTCTTTTTTATGATGAAATAACCCTGACCTTTCCATAGATGCTCGTTGAGGGAAAGGAGAAATGCCATATTATCACGAGAGATTTCGGTTCATTGCTCTCTTAAAAAGGATTTTTCCCTTTCCAATGTTCAGCAGACCATTTTTATAGACACGGCCAACACGTCAGTAGAACATTAAGTTTGAGTTTATCGCCCACCCTCGTAGTGTTTTAGTTATGTTATAAACTCGTTTTTATCTGTAAAATACAGTAAGTTCATGTCATCGTTGTTTTGCTTCTGTATACAACACATTAAGCTTTGAAGGACATTTGTAATTAAGGTTTTGGTTTATCTGTTGTTTACAAAGGTGGAAAACTCCCAGGAAGATACAATTACCTCCATGTTACCAAACCCCCCCTTCAGCTTCCTGCAACAGGGTCGTCAACAAGCCAACCAGTATGGACACAATTTAAAAACTCTCCTTTATACTTCCAGTACATTCTTTCGTAAAAAAACAGTCCGCCTTGCCGTGTCCTCAGCAGGGCCGAGAAATCCTGACCGGCCGCACAGAGACAGGGAACTACTTCCTCCTGCGTCTGAACCAGTACGACGTGGTGGAGACCCTCACCTGCCTGTCGCAGAAGGCCATCCCCGTGTCCAACTTCCTGTGTCTCTACGGGAAACACCAGCTGCTGCTGAACCGGCTGTGCTCGCGCTACGACGAGGGCCTGGTTCACGACCTCTACAGGTAGGAAGGCCAGAGTGCAGCATCGCATCGAGAGCTCAGACAGGCTGGGAGGCTTCCACTGTCACTgtgatatatatgtatatatacatatatatactgtatatacacatctAGTTGGTGACACGATAGGGCCAGAACAGACAGTGGCTATGTCGGTTTCAGTATATTAGCACGGTTGTATTTTAATGAATGCACAAAATGTATTCCTGAACATTCATCTCCTATTAAGATCCGGGAGTTGAGCGTGCGGATGACCTTGTTTCAACACGAGTCACCCCCACATATAAGGCCCCTTTGTACCCGGGTATAATCTGTTTATGCAGGTCCCCAATCTGCTTTTCTGGTCTGTGAGAAGACAATGGCTGAGCCACCCTTTGGTGCTCATGAAGCTTTCTAACACTTCTTAAAGCTGGCTTCCTCACTGGGCCATGTCATGGCCGGGGCCGAGGCCACTCGCAACGTTATTGTCGTCGCTGACGTCGGCATCGGGAACCGTTCAAATCATTGATTGAGCGTGCTGCTCCATGAGGTTGTTGGACGAATGCAGTGTTCAGTCGGcgctgtgtgcgtatgtgtggcTTCAGTATCAGTGTCCTCCGTGATAAAGTCCTAATGTTGGTCATGTCTCTGTAGCTATTTCAGGGAGAATTGGTGCTTGGCGATATATCACGATCGCTTTACAGACTTCGAACAGGAAATGCGTCAAATCATGGAATCCACAAATGTGAAGGTTAGAATCCTTCATCTGGACTTTCTTTAACTTCTAGAATCAATTAACTGAAAAAAAGGGGGAAAAAGGCTAAAGTAAAATACCAAGTAAAGCTTCCTATttgctcctgtctctcttttatGTCCTCCAGGATAACAAGTCAGTTGTTGAGTCCATCCCTCACTTCATCCAGCGCTTGATGAATAAGACGCTGGAGGATTCGGAGGACCCAATGCTGATCCTCAAAAAGGTGTTTGCTGAGAGCGGTGGGCTGGCCACTCTGAAGACAAGCACACTCAACTTCCTGAGGTACAACACAAACCATCTGACCATGTACGCCCAGCCTGGATGTCTTTGATGGATCCAGATATACTCCTTTTTATTCAATAAAATAGAGAAATGCTAGCCTCTGTACAAACCTTTTCAAGGACTTTGATTGACATCTCAATTCTTGGGATTTTTCTAATCACTTTATATACACTTTATAAACCTTTGAAAGACTTTtaaaaatatacttttttttacagacaGTATAACCTAACTTTGTTTCTCTGTTGAATTATACCCACCTGTATAATCAGAGTTACTTGTAGTAGTGACTGAAAGGCTTAGTCTTCTTGGCAGCGTGACTAACAGGACATGGGCTATGGGTCTATAGATGAAAGTGGATTTGGTGAGTATGAAGAGGGGGGGATATTCTACAGCTGTATGCTAATGAGGCGCAATATCTCCACTGGCCCTCTTTACTCAGCACACGCCATTGAACAAATATAGCCACACGCGTCTAAACGTATGTGATTGTTCAAACTGTAACTAGGCAAGCTAAAGGTAAGAAGGGTTACTATAATTTGCCCCAGTGACAAGCACGTGCATTCGAAATAGGAATCCATGatattacgttttttttttctttttcaaacaattgAAATGACCGTTTCACCCCATAATTACATATTAAAATGCAGGCTATTACTTTATATTTAGCACAACAGGGTTTTATAAACTTGATTACCAAAGGTAATAAATAGCTATTAATGGTCAGGTGATTAATCAAAGTTTAGCCTACTCTACATCCATAGCTTTATGATTATTTAGCACCCTCACAGCTATATGCTAATGCAACCCATAATATAGGCCACCAGGCAGAATGAAGCGCACATGCGAGCCTCTAACATAGGCTACTTGTGGAAAACTCAACATGCGTCAAACAAGCGTCAGGGTTTTACGTGAGTTAAACGCCTAAAACCGCTATTGTTTAAACAGTTTTAATATGTGACGGATTTGCAAGACTGGCCCAACTTAAATGGTTTTCTCTACCACACTTGGTTTGGAGGCTTTCATTTTTAGTGATTTGCGAAAGCAGCCCGCTGTTGAGCAACATCATTTTATTGAAAGTTTTATTCTAACTTTTTCTCTCAATACAAACAAGTACTTATATTTGTCCATAGAAACTTGCTAGACATCTGACATGTGGTTGGCATAACACAGGCATTACGTCTTGAAGTAGGCTATTAGACAGCTCATCTCATTCCTTATGGTAATATCCAAGAGAAGAGAGATGATTTGACCCGAAGAAATTGGGTTTGAATGTTTTAACTGAAAGATAATCATGGTTTGGCCCATTTGGAGATGGTCTGCTTTGTCCAAAGCACACTGATTACGCACAGCACGCGCCGACAGTATCTCGTGTCCAGATTGCTTTTGGACCACATTTTACCGTGCAATTTCCTTTGCAATCACAAACCGTATACAGCGTGCAGAAGCCCCCTTATTGTTATGCAAAGCAGGAAGcccttttttattattaattatgTATGCGTAAAATGACTGATTCGTATGTCCAGAGTTAACTGTCGTATATGTCACAATGGATACCTACTTTGCCtaatttgtgttttatttcatGTGTGCTAGTCTATTTccttaaataaattaaaatgtattgAAAATAAAGTGTTCTGCTCTTATAATCTAACTTGTAATTTTTACTTATAACATGTTTATGGCTTAGACCTATTATAGGCATATGTTGTCTACTCAATCAAAAAACAAACTAAGGACTCCAATGAAACATGCATTTCCTACCTGTTTATTGTACGAAAAAAAataaagggggaaaaaaaacaatttttaaGTCTTTGTTGTCGTTTTCTCTTGATCAGACACTCCCTTTCCAATTTTAATTTTAGATTCTTAAGGTTCTGAGTAGTGACGGACATTTCTTTGGCAGATCAGAGCCCCCCAAAGGAGACACACAAAGCCGGGGCACGTGTGCATTTCTATACAAACTCATTAGACCGTAAAAATAGGAGGGTCCCGGCGTGTGCCTTCGTCGAGACTGGAGCTGGAGGCGGGGTTAATGCGCGCATagtaataatacaaaatacTCAGGTACATCTGCTTTGCAATCTGCAAATCCTCCTACATTTTCACCAAACCAAgcccctcttcaccctcccaCATCCACTGGTAAATCCATAGGGATCTTAGTTCCATCTGATTGGTTGGGGATGAGGCAACAAGGGGCGAGAACAATGTCATCATTTCTCTTTAAAAAGAGTGCTGCTATGTCGAGGTGAAAGCATTTCGGGAAGAGAACGATCAATAGAAGGGGGAACTTAAAAAATCAAAGTATCAGATGTGGGTGATATTTTAAGCCTGAATTTGATTTCAGCTTCATCTGTTCATCCAAAGTGCCTTTTACACGTTTATCGCAAAGATGCCACGTGGATTTTTGGTCAAAAGAAACAAGAAGACCAACCCTGTGTCTTACAGGATTCGTTCTGACGAAGAAGAGCAGGATCAAACAGCTTTACAGAACCAGAAAGATGCTTTTCCATTGCCGTCTCTCGCCTCCTGCCCGGATCGCGCACCAGCATCATCACCGTTCTGCGGAGGAGTGGCCGCAGCCCCGGAGCAGGATTCTAAACCTGTTCAATTTGGGAACCCAGAGGCGGTGTACCAAGCGCTCTACAGCCCCACCCGGCCCGTCAGTAAGGAACACGAGCGCTCACATTTTGAGACACGTCTCAATCTCGGTTCCCCGATATCAGCGGAATCTTTTCCCACGCCCGCAGCGCTTACCGCTTTGGATCATCTGTTTGCCCCAGTGGACTTAAAAATCGGCACCAGTAACAGCAATCGCACCGGGACCACGAACACAGTCCACACTGCTGTTACGGGAAACGGCACCAAACGGCCTTCAAGTGACATCGAACGCAAAAGCAAGCCCCCATCCAAAAAACCCAAAGCCATCAGGAGGCTGCATTTCGAGGACGATGTCACCACATCTCCCGTTCTTGGTCTCAAAATTAAGGAAGCGCCGGTCGACCAAAAACCCAGACAACAGTCAGCGGGAGACAAAGCCCTCGGCGAGTTTGTCTGTCAACTGTGCAGAGAAGCATATGCTGACCCCTTCGCACTGGCCCAGCACAAGTGTTCCAGAATAGTGAGAGTTGAATATAGATGCCCTGAATGTGATAAAGTATTCAGCTGCCCGGCAAATCTAGCGTCTCACAGGCGCTGGCACAAGCCGAAGCCACAGGGTGGTACATCTGGTACAGCGAGTGTCAAATCAGAGAGTGATAAATTGTCTGCCACTGAAAAGGCAGTGTCCGAGGAAGTGAAGGGCGCTAGCGACAGGGACACACCCAGCCCAAGCCTGTCTGAGTCTGGCTCAGAGGACGGACTTTATGATTGTGATCACTGTGGCAAAAAGTTTAAACGCCAAGCATACCTGCGTAAGCACGTTGTATCTCAACATGCCTCACCAAACGGGCCCACCAGCAGCGAGGAACACGACCCGTACCCATCACCCCAAATCGACGGGAAGCCGTGTGACCAAACTCAGGGCCATGCGCCATTGAATTTAAGTTCCTCCGGTTGCTACATGTGCCCGGTCTGCGGAGAGAACTTTCCCAACCGAGTGAACCAGGAGCGCCACATccgtctcctccactcctcacaGGTGTATCCGTGCAAATATTGCCCGGCAGTCTTTTACAGTTCCCCGGGACTTACACGACACATCAACAAATGTCATCCGTCTGAAAACAGACAAGTTATCCTTCTCCAAATGCCTGTGCGCCCTGCCTGCTGAAGACGATACCGTGCCTTGAGACAGAGCGTCACAGGCGCAGGGGAAGACCCAGTCACCAGAGGTGACTCCCAGCCGTCCACAGCATCGAATGGGGGAATGTAAAATCCTGTTTGGATCTCGAATTCTATATTTTCAGATTCATCTTAGTTTACCTACAGAAAGTAAAGCTAGACTGTTAATTTATTTTTCTAGGATCTCTGCACAAGTGCTATTTAGCTTCTAGACCTAAGACCGGAAAATCCTAGCTGTACTGTCGTCATGAATTGCCTTCTAATTCACAGGCTGAAAATGTATCTCTCACTTAATTAGCTTTAATATAGCTTGTGAATCTGTGGACTTTGTCTAGCTTTGTCtctaaaacataaaacaaggtTTTCCATAGTGTAGCCAACAATGCCTGGGAGTAGAGCCCCTGTAGACTTCTGCTGTAAAACTGCCTTAATTGAAATGTTGAATAATGATTGTTTTAATGAAATATTATTGGTCAAATGTTGTGTTATTATTTTTACATCATGTACCAATATATTTAAATTCTTATGATTAtttctatttatttaatttgCTTATTTATTGAAACTATAAATTATTGTTTCGTGTGACTGTTTTGTGGCTTattcttgtatttttattttcaaaccATAGCCAAATTGTCAGTTTGTCTTATTTATATTGAACTTACACAGATTCTGCGGATGGTGTTAAAAAAAGTGAAGTAGCAATCAATGAAC includes:
- the insm1a gene encoding insulinoma-associated protein 1a — translated: MPRGFLVKRNKKTNPVSYRIRSDEEEQDQTALQNQKDAFPLPSLASCPDRAPASSPFCGGVAAAPEQDSKPVQFGNPEAVYQALYSPTRPVSKEHERSHFETRLNLGSPISAESFPTPAALTALDHLFAPVDLKIGTSNSNRTGTTNTVHTAVTGNGTKRPSSDIERKSKPPSKKPKAIRRLHFEDDVTTSPVLGLKIKEAPVDQKPRQQSAGDKALGEFVCQLCREAYADPFALAQHKCSRIVRVEYRCPECDKVFSCPANLASHRRWHKPKPQGGTSGTASVKSESDKLSATEKAVSEEVKGASDRDTPSPSLSESGSEDGLYDCDHCGKKFKRQAYLRKHVVSQHASPNGPTSSEEHDPYPSPQIDGKPCDQTQGHAPLNLSSSGCYMCPVCGENFPNRVNQERHIRLLHSSQVYPCKYCPAVFYSSPGLTRHINKCHPSENRQVILLQMPVRPAC